A single genomic interval of Halichondria panicea chromosome 2, odHalPani1.1, whole genome shotgun sequence harbors:
- the LOC135332131 gene encoding uncharacterized protein LOC135332131 has protein sequence MLPNHFICYCPSLQMNKKIHQSDLKQVYELLLPARTIWFSLGIALGLSSSTLAGIKENNVFKPDKCLMKMLEIILDTNTSLTWSGLCEAVRTPSVDHNDVAESIEAMIRTKQKSPILRNDGNSEEGLKIPPAQLPEPESSPEYNTMLTISEKLLAECRSETADIEVVRGYLEQENCDVNIRDNHWFHGQWSPLMWALENKHFGIAKLLLQYKPQVRIQDTVGWSPLVMASRAGDLEIVQGIVALGAEINLPQNKKWTPLMWAALEGHAEVARFLLEKGAFVDFPNEYGYTPIMQASQEGHVDVVNILLKYGAKANHKSNHGMTALSLATRDNHPDVVKVLESPMVRDERVQADIANTNVDESHSNDSGDEDSEQDKYLQRFNELMEDTEQIDMQYLKLYLIGLPGVGKTTFRKRLTKSLVNISSLPLEDRQNYSTHLAECIQTLCILQDEEHFDVEISKSLDDEMKAIFKYLLGNTEMKEPAPTDSDSTQAIHSEGPLDSNTSQEYEGSSTLLDSSPVGESNKTTEPTEKDETKSNLTSVLAEIRGVVASGNYADFILRHKILLNIIDIGGQPGFLEMLPFICGGPGIFFVFFPLDKEFDERYQICYQRDEDRITPYEANYSIRETIAQILSGISYHTSEILPINDKYKQFTSVKPTITLIGTFKDELERQMEKEIKDTMQQQVSCSEVVQQQTTVSEQVATKTRQRLEELHKSVKETTSKSYFSDFVVPANARENKIFFEVDNYEGSDKDLEPIRAHIRSCLRDNKGSMKVPIRPVQLLFSIILRKEYQIVKLEDCMKIGNELNMDEDTVDFTLWYFNQLGTIIYRPEIGGWFKENVICSPQVIFNSISTLIIEPLLKLHRCEECFAGKHHDNWIQKGQFLLKAIEKSLPSSGDDSKVIPLEKLIIFLEHVHLISPIKAKEVSIRSETSVVRYFMPAILDCATQEELLTAPVPNNDTPVSLLLFFKYGSSKDVADSVPIGLFCAMIAKLVSDGDEDIFGAEWELVDSHVKRNIVSFHVDDYNHIVTLVSHASCYEIRVTRSGLQDQDAPIDLHDLCTYVYTTIMAVLKDLNHFVCPTIGFICPCGQHQDTKFRVLDNSCVIVVPKRDSPFFRCLKAKKNFSLVNQQYYHPWITKKTNGNREVVLKVFPLDDPDGFSFSWSGKGSLKQLFTTTNELCIQATESGDYYKCCVSKQTTKGETASFTVHHFITTDCHGSRKHQMSSTISDVSESTADGPSRPKKQKLTAATGTENKLSPTGEEVVAKRDGHSPMNQWIFSNYEIAHDLLWPARSEWYNLGIALEVDPNTLKSIQKTHRSNCDDCFNDMLKSCSETNRSLTWSGVCKALKKPSVARNDVAESIEAFVRNE, from the exons ATGCT GCCAAACCATTTCATCTGCTACTGTCCCTCCCTTCAGATGAATAAAAAGATACATCAGAGTGATTTGAAACAAGTTTATGAGCTATTGCTTCCTGCTAGGACCATCTGGTTCAGCTTAGGAATTGCTCTCGGACTAAGCTCAAGCACACTGGCTGGCATTAAGGAAAACAATGTATTTAAACCTGATAAGTGCCTCATGAAGATGCTTGAGATCATCCTTGATACTAACACCAGTCTCACTTGGTCTGGTTTGTGTGAAGCCGTTAGGACACCATCAGTGGATCATAATGATGTGGCAGAAAGTATTGAAGCAATGATTCGTACAAAACAAAAAAGTCCAATCCTTCGTAACGATGGAAATTCTGAGGAAGGACTGAAAA TCCCTCCAGCTCAGCTTCCAGAACCAGAGTCCTCCCCAGAATACAACACGATGTTGACTATCTCGGAGAAGTTGCTGGCAGAATGTCGCAGTGAGACAGCTGACATTGAAGTGGTGAGAGGCTACCTGGAGCAAGAAAACTGTGACGTCAATATCAGGGATAATCATTGG TTCCATGGCCAGTGGAGTCCATTGATGTGGGCTCTTGAGAACAAACACTTTGGTATTGCTAAACTGCTCCTGCAATACAAGCCTCAAGTTCGTATTCAGGACACG gtagggTGGTCTCCGTTGGTGATGGCCAGTAGAGCAGGAGACCTGGAGATAGTGCAGGGAATAGTGGCACTGGGAGCAGAGATTAACCTGCCCCAAAAT AAAAAATGGACTCCTCTGATGTGGGCTGCTCTAGAGGGTCATGCAGAGGTGGCTAGATTTCTACTGGAGAAGGGAGCATTTGTGGATTTCCCTAATGAG TATGGGTACACTCCAATCATGCAAGCCAGTCAGGAAGGTCATGTGGATGTGGTGAATATCTTACTAAAGTATGGTGCAAAGGCTAATCATAAAAGCAAT CATGGGATGACTGCTCTATCTTTGGCTACCAGAGACAACCACCCCGATGTAGTGAAGGTTCTTGAAAGTCCCATGGTCCGTGACGAGCGAGTACAAGCT GATATTGCAAACACCAATGTTGATGAAAGCCATTCCAACGACAGTGGTGATGAAGACTCAGAACAAG ACAAATATCTTCAAAGATTCAACGAGCTTATGGAAGACACAGAACAAATTGATATGCAATATTTGAAACTGTACCTCATTGGTCTCCCGGGTGTTGGCAAAACTACTTTTCGAAAGCGTTTAACTAAATCCCTTGTCAACATATCATCTTTACCTCTGGAGGACAGACAAAATTATAGCACTCATTTAGCAGAATGCATACAAACACTTTGCATACTTCAAGACGAAGAACATTTTGATGTAGAAATTTCTAAAAGCCTGGATGATGAAATGAAAGCAATTTTCAAATACTTGCTGGGAAATACAGAAATGAAGGAACCTGCTCCCACTGACTCTGACTCCACTCAGGCAATTCACTCTGAAGGTCCTCTTGATTCAAATACCAGTCAGGAATATGAAGGATCATCAACTCTGCTCGATTCCAGTCCAGTTGGTGAATCTAACAAAACAACAGAACCAACTGAAAAAGACGAAACTAAATCAAATCTTACCAGTGTGTTGGCAGAGATCAGAGGAGTTGTTGCTTCTGGAAACTATGCAGACTTTATTTTAAGACACAAGATTCTGCTCAATATTATTGATATCGGTGGACAGCCTGGATTTTTGGAGATGCTTCCCTTCATATGTGGTGGTCCTGGaatattttttgtttttttccCTTTAGACAAAGAATTTGATGAACGATACCAAATATGCTATCAGCGTGATGAGGATAGAATAACACCATACGAAGCAAACTATTCGATTCGAGAGACTATTGCCCAAATATTGTCTGGAATTAGCTACCACACATCTGAAATATTGCCCATAAACGACAAGTACAAACAATTTACAAGTGTTAAACCAACTATCACACTCATTGGTACTTTTAAAGATGAGCTTGAGCGTCAAATGGAAAAAGAGATCAAAGACACCATGCAACAGCAAGTAAGCTGTTCTGAGGTGGTACAGCAACAAACCACAGTTTCTGAGCAAGTGGCAACAAAAACAAGACAAAGATTAGAAGAGCTGCACAAATCGGTGAAGGAAACTACTTCAAAATCATATTTTAGTGATTTCGTAGTCCCAGCAAATGCACGTGAAAATAAAATATTCTTTGAAGTTGACAACTATGAAGGGAGTGATAAGGATCTTGAACCAATTAGAGCTCATATTCGCAGCTGTCTTCGAGACAATAAGGGATCCATGAAAGTTCCCATTCGACCTGTTCAGCTATTGTTCAGTATCATTCTTAGAAAAGAGTACCAGATTGTGAAGCTGGAAGATTGTATGAAGATTGGCAACGAGTTGAATATGGATGAGGATACTGTAGATTTTACTCTTTGGTATTTCAACCAGTTAGGAACTATTATTTATCGACCAGAGATTGGTGGATGGTTTAAGGAAAATGTCATTTGTAGCCCACAAGTCATCTTCAACAGTATTAGTACGTTGATAATCGAGCCTCTACTGAAGCTTCACAGATGTGAAGAATGTTTTGCGGGAAAACATCATGACAATTGGATACAAAAAGGACAGTTTTTACTTAAAGCAATTGAAAAATCCCTACCCTCTTCTGGTGATGACTCAAAAGTTATTCCTTTAGAAAAACTTATCATATTTCTGGAACATGTACATCTGATTTCGCCTATCAAAGCAAAGGAGGTGTCTATACGCAGTGAAACTTCGGTAGTTCGATATTTCATGCCTGCTATTCTAGATTGTGCTACTCAAGAGGAATTGTTGACTGCACCCGTTCCAAATAATGATACTCCAGTTTCACTGCTCTTGTTCTTCAAGTATGGTTCAAGTAAAGACGTTGCAGATTCTGTACCTATTGGCCTTTTCTGTGCAATGATTGCTAAGTTAGTTTCGGATGGAGATGAGGATATTTTTGGAGCCGAATGGGAACTTGTGGATTCACATGTTAAACGAAACATTGTTTCCTTTCATGTTGACGATTATAATCACATCGTTACATTGGTCTCCCATGCTAGTTGCTATGAGATACGCGTTACAAGATCAGGATTACAGGATCAGGATGCACCGATCGATCTGCACGATCTTTGTACTTATGTCTACACAACAATAATGGCTGTGCTGAAAGATCTGAACCATTTCGTTTGTCCCACCATTGGTTTTATTTGCCCTTGTGGTCAGCACCAAGATACAAAATTCCGAGTACTCGACAACAGCTGTGTGATTGTAGTCCCAAAGAGAGATTCGCCCTTCTTCCGGTGCTTGAAAGCAAAGAAAAACTTCAGTCTTGTCAATCAACAGTATTATCATCCCTGGATAACAAAG AAAACTAACGGCAACAGAGAAGTTGTACTAAAAGTATTTCCACTTGATGACCCAGATGGTTTCTCATTCTCGTGGTCTGGAAAGGGATCACTAAAGCAGCTCTTCACTACCACTAACGAGCTGTGTATCCAAGCAACTGAATCAGGCGATTATTACAAGTGCTGTGTAAGCAAACAAACAACAAAAGGGGAGACAGCCAGTTTCACTGTACACCACTTCATCACAACAG ATTGCCATGGATCAAGAAAGCACCAAATGTCTAGTACGATATCTGATGTCTCAGAGTCAACTGCTGATGGACCTTCCAGACCAAAGAAGCAAAAGCTGACTGCTGCTACTGGAACTGAAAATAAGCTCAGTCCTACTGGGGAGGAAGTCGTAGCAAAACGTGATGGTCATAGTCCT ATGAATCAATGGATATTTTCAAATTATGAAATAGCTCATGATCTATTGTGGCCTGCTAGGAGCGAATGGTACAACTTGGGAATTGCTCTGGAAGTAGACCCAAACACACTGAAAAGTATCCAGAAAACCCACCGAAGTAACTGCGATGACTGCTTCAATGATATGCTTAAGAGTTGCTCAGAGACAAACCGCAGTCTCACTTGGTCTGGTGTGTGTAAAGCCCTTAAGAAACCATCAGTGGCTCGTAATGATGTGGCAGAAAGTATTGAAGCATTTGTACGAAACGAATAA
- the LOC135332136 gene encoding uncharacterized protein LOC135332136 — MCTIKNIFDIYILSVLINAKKRTSTCTMADASATPMIINTTSENGPEPCDEKNFLNAIADLKVEKVRDLALQLGVDTPYLNDIQSTDKEERKMKLTQVLFSQKRPTWETIIDALESECMNENHIVRKIKRFYFLKSTSIDIDRPKSPLTPVSLQPFQDKDFPECEEKDVLNAVTRLADKKVSSLAVQLGIDKPQLDGISSCSTETRKSKLAELWFRHAKDKPPTWASLLNALKAPSMQEDWLADYIRKKYVEREREVISMNTDNEDSFQFQFPQQQLDLEGPILELQDTAADERTPMETAGSAPVVDVSELKDKLQACANEQNRAQIKESFENLLNKIVEELKSHNIRPSEVKDHLQKFIDGRPSFLRTKGRRLQINNLFKEISRSKLWSFDNYGLVQHVTGIKGAVQSKARMRTWLQKYKKEYNAYSVSEKLAAIIPYHFEFDNDLDRYPTHLKQELIVHVKYMVIDDDSLKYIDDLWEVIVESFKIPSMTALLKSIVHNCLIITWLIEPSWACCILSEIFDSISFFTKHLITKVLLGDVCIYDEHSGIIGDNKVLGTLWLRQASLSGRIQKFKEVLAQPMIDINTVLSSDGATPLTIASMCGHVELVEFLLSNGADSSVKLANGQTVLHLAALEDYPDVVELLHTHNRELAGERDQNDYSALMEAAAHDHVDVILVLVSQQDDLGDTEIPTLNEAFHLALIKGHTDSVEILQKHGANTLNTAEVCVHICM, encoded by the exons ATGTGCACAATAAAAAATATTTTTGACATCTACATTCTTTCAGTACTAATTAATGCTAAGAAGCGTACTAGCACTTGCACTATGGCTGATGCGAGTGCTACTCCTATGATAATAAACACTACATCTGAGAATGGACCAGAGCCCTGTGATGAGAAGAATTTTCTGAATGCCATTGCTGATCTAAAAGTGGAGAAAGTCCGTGATCTTGCCCTGCAGCTTGGTGTTGATACACCTTACTTGaatgacattcagagcacagACAAGGAGGAGAGGAAGATGAAACTGACTCAAGTGTTATTCTCACAGAAACGACCTACCTGGGAGACGATCATAGATGCTCTGGAATCTGAATGCATGAATGAGAATCACATTGTCCGAAAAATTAAGCGATTTTATTTTCTCAAGAGCACTTCCATTGATATCGATAGGCCAAAATCACCACTAACACCAGTTTCTCTGCAACCATTTCAAG ACAAAGATTTCCCCGAATGTGAAGAGAAGGATGTTCTCAATGCTGTTACTAGGCTTGCTGATAAGAAGGTGTCAAGCTTAGCAGTCCAGCTAGGCATTGACAAGCCTCAATTAGACGGCATTAGTAGCTGCTCTACGGAAACGAGGAAGTCCAAACTGGCGGAACTGTGGTTTAGGCACGCTAAAGACAAGCCCCCAACTTGGGCATCTTTGTTGAATGCATTGAAGGCTCCCAGTATGCAAGAGGACTGGTTAGCTGACTATATCCGAAAGAAATAcgttgagagagagagagaagtaATTTCCATGAACACAGACAACGAGGATTCTTTTCAGTTCCAGTTCCCCCAGCAGCAACTAGATCTAGAAG GACCGATACTTGAACTGCAAGATACAGCTGCTGATGAACGAACACCAATGGAAACGGCAG GCTCTGCTCCCGTTGTAGATGTCTCTGAGCTCAAAGACAAATTACAAGCATGTGCCAACGAACAGAATAGAGCACAAATCAAGGAATCCTTTGAGAATCTACTCAATAAAATTGTCGAGGAATTAAAGAGTCACAATATTCGTCCTAGTGAAGTTAAAGATCATCTCCAAAAGTTTATTGACGGTCGCCCTAGTTTTCTCCGCACTAAAGGTCGACGATTACAAATCAATAATCTTTTTAAGGAAATTAGCAGAAGTAAGTTATGGAGTTTCGACAATTATGGTCTTGTTCAACATGTCACTGGCATCAAGGGGGCTGTTCAATCAAAAGCCAGAATGCGTACTTGGTTGCAAAAATACAAGAAGGAGTATAATGCATATAGTGTTTCAGAAAAGCTAGCTGCAATCATTCCGTATCATTTTGAATTCGACAACGATTTAGATCGATATCCTACTcatctcaaacaagagctcATAGTACATGTTAAATATATGGTTATCGATGATGACTCACTGAAGTACATTGATGATCTATGGGAAGTAATCGTAGAGAGTTTCAAGATCCCCTCTATGACAGCTCTACTAAAAAGCATTGTACACAATTGCTTGATAATCACATGGCTAATAGAACCGAGTTGGGCTTGCTGCATACTGAGTGAAATATTTGATTCGATTTCGTTTTTCACAAAACATTTGATAACCAAAGTGTTGCTTGGAGACGTTTGTATTTATGATGAGCACAGTGGAATTATTGGGGACAACAAA GTTCTGGGTACTTTGTGGCTAAGGCAGGCAAGCTTGAGTGGTCGAATTCAAAAATTTAAGGAAGTACTTGCTCAGCCAATGATAGACATTAATACAGTCCTCTCTTCC GATGGAGCCACACCTCTCACCATTGCCTCCATGTGTGGTCATGTGGAACTAGTGGAGTTCCTCCTGAGCAATGGGGCTGACTCAAGCGTTAAACTG GCCAATGGACAAACGGTGCTGCACCTGGCCGCACTTGAGGACTACCCAGATGTGGTGGAATtacttcacacacacaaccgTGAGCTAGCTGGAGAACGTGATCAG AATGACTACTCAGCGTTGATGGAGGCAGCTGCTCATGACCATGTTGATGTCATTCTTGTACTAGTGTCCCAGCAGGATGATCTAGGAGACACAGAAATCCCTACCTTG AATGAGGCTTTCCATCTTGCTTTGATAAAAGGGCACACTGACTCTGTCGAGATTCTTCAGAAACACGGAGCCAACACTTTGAACACTGCTGAGGTTTGTGTACATATATGTATGTAG